The following proteins are encoded in a genomic region of Bacillus sp. FJAT-22090:
- a CDS encoding EscU/YscU/HrcU family type III secretion system export apparatus switch protein, giving the protein MTEEKHFRKEAVALGYKPGIIDAPTILAKGKGKIADNILMKAKEHNVPIQEDRSLVELLGQLDINQSIPDELYQAVAEVFAFIYRIDQEKGKMN; this is encoded by the coding sequence ATGACAGAGGAAAAACATTTTCGTAAAGAAGCAGTCGCATTAGGATATAAACCGGGTATCATTGATGCCCCTACTATTCTTGCAAAAGGAAAGGGAAAAATAGCAGATAATATTTTAATGAAGGCAAAAGAACATAATGTTCCAATACAAGAGGATCGTAGTTTAGTAGAACTTCTCGGTCAATTAGATATAAATCAGTCAATACCAGACGAGCTATATCAAGCGGTAGCGGAAGTATTTGCATTTATTTATCGAATTGATCAAGAGAAAGGAAAAATGAATTAA
- a CDS encoding ribonuclease HII, with the protein MLSLKDIKEKLENATSWEPWMSQLEDDSRIGAMKLLNTWKNRQQLLQMEIRAHNDKCYFDASFRKCHTDLVAGVDEAGRGPLAGPVVTAAVVLNENTDNLIGLNDSKQLTKKKRNELATKIKNNALSYFIHFQSVEKIDELNIYEATKQSMTKSVLSLKESPSIVLVDAMKLPIDMETHSIIKGDAKSLAIAAASILAKTARDNYMDQLHEEYPQYLFNKHAGYGTKQHVEMIYKYGPTIHHRKTFEPIKSILLK; encoded by the coding sequence ATGTTAAGTTTGAAGGATATAAAAGAAAAATTAGAAAATGCAACTTCATGGGAACCATGGATGAGCCAACTAGAAGACGATAGTAGAATTGGTGCCATGAAGCTATTAAATACTTGGAAGAATAGACAACAGCTTTTACAGATGGAAATTCGTGCCCACAACGATAAATGTTATTTCGATGCTAGTTTTAGAAAGTGCCACACGGATTTGGTTGCTGGAGTAGATGAAGCAGGGCGCGGTCCATTAGCTGGACCAGTTGTAACAGCAGCTGTAGTTTTAAATGAGAACACAGATAATCTAATTGGTTTAAATGACTCCAAGCAACTAACGAAAAAGAAACGGAATGAACTTGCAACAAAAATAAAAAATAATGCGCTAAGTTATTTTATTCACTTTCAATCAGTAGAAAAAATAGATGAACTTAATATTTATGAAGCGACGAAACAATCCATGACAAAGTCTGTTTTAAGCTTGAAGGAAAGTCCTTCAATAGTTTTAGTAGATGCTATGAAACTACCAATAGACATGGAAACACATTCCATTATAAAAGGCGATGCTAAGAGTCTAGCGATTGCAGCGGCTTCTATACTAGCTAAAACTGCGAGAGATAATTATATGGATCAGTTGCACGAGGAATATCCTCAATATTTATTCAATAAACACGCGGGGTATGGGACAAAGCAACACGTTGAAATGATATATAAATATGGTCCTACTATTCACCATAGAAAAACATTCGAGCCGATAAAATCTATATTACTTAAATGA
- the ylqF gene encoding ribosome biogenesis GTPase YlqF, whose amino-acid sequence MTIQWFPGHMAKARREVTENLKLVDIVFELVDARLPLSSRNPMLDEVVHQKTRLLILNKMDMADEAQTRKWIAYFDSIGLPTVAINSLEGKGLQSVFKAAKELLKPKWDRMKERGIKPRAIRAMIVGIPNVGKSTLINRFAKKNIAKTGNTPGVTKRQQWIKVEKEIELLDTPGILWPKFEDQQVGYKLALTGAIKDAVINMEDLAVYGLRFLQEHYPKRMEERYQLTTVSEDLVDTFDHIGKLRRCFAGGGEIDYDQVAELIVRDIRNLHLGRLTFDFVTE is encoded by the coding sequence ATGACAATACAGTGGTTTCCAGGTCATATGGCCAAAGCGAGAAGAGAAGTAACTGAAAATTTAAAGCTCGTAGATATTGTTTTTGAATTAGTGGATGCACGCTTGCCTTTGTCTTCCAGAAATCCGATGCTGGACGAAGTAGTGCACCAGAAAACAAGATTACTTATTTTGAACAAGATGGATATGGCAGACGAAGCACAAACGAGAAAATGGATAGCTTATTTTGACTCAATAGGGCTCCCTACAGTGGCGATAAACTCTTTAGAAGGAAAAGGTCTACAATCTGTTTTTAAAGCCGCTAAAGAGCTTTTAAAGCCTAAATGGGATCGTATGAAAGAAAGAGGTATCAAACCTCGTGCTATTCGTGCAATGATTGTAGGAATTCCAAACGTCGGGAAATCTACACTAATTAATCGTTTCGCAAAAAAGAATATAGCGAAAACAGGTAATACACCAGGTGTTACTAAAAGACAGCAATGGATAAAGGTCGAAAAGGAAATAGAATTATTGGATACTCCTGGTATTCTTTGGCCTAAGTTTGAAGATCAACAAGTCGGCTATAAACTTGCATTAACGGGAGCTATTAAAGATGCTGTTATCAATATGGAAGATTTAGCGGTGTATGGTCTTCGTTTTTTACAAGAGCATTATCCAAAGAGGATGGAAGAAAGATATCAATTGACAACAGTTAGCGAAGATTTAGTGGATACATTCGATCATATTGGTAAGTTAAGAAGATGTTTTGCCGGTGGCGGTGAAATTGATTATGATCAAGTTGCAGAGCTGATTGTAAGGGATATTCGAAACCTTCATCTTGGTCGACTAACATTTGATTTTGTAACCGAATAA
- the lepB gene encoding signal peptidase I, translating into MERAKKEKNEMWEWSKALLIAFGIAAIIRFFLFTPIVVDGESMMPTLKNGDRMVVNKIGYMVGEPDRFDIVVFHAPEQKNYIKRVIGLPGDHVEYKNDQLFINGKEVEEPYLEQYKNEITEGSLTDDFTLEDIAQVDKIPEGFIFVMGDNRRYSKDSRHIGLVAIDEVIGNTNIVFWPFDEVGFVK; encoded by the coding sequence ATGGAACGAGCTAAGAAAGAAAAGAACGAAATGTGGGAATGGTCCAAAGCATTGTTAATCGCTTTTGGGATTGCTGCAATAATTCGCTTCTTTTTATTTACACCAATTGTAGTAGACGGAGAGTCAATGATGCCGACTTTAAAAAATGGGGACCGAATGGTTGTCAATAAAATCGGTTATATGGTTGGTGAACCAGATCGTTTTGATATAGTAGTATTCCATGCACCAGAGCAAAAGAATTACATCAAACGAGTAATTGGTCTTCCTGGAGATCATGTGGAATATAAAAATGATCAACTATTTATAAATGGAAAAGAAGTTGAAGAGCCATACTTAGAACAATACAAAAATGAAATTACTGAAGGATCTTTAACCGATGATTTCACATTAGAAGATATTGCCCAAGTAGATAAGATACCTGAAGGCTTTATATTCGTTATGGGTGATAATCGTAGATATAGTAAAGATAGTCGACATATTGGACTAGTTGCCATCGATGAAGTGATTGGAAACACAAATATCGTTTTTTGGCCATTTGATGAAGTTGGTTTTGTAAAATAA
- the rplS gene encoding 50S ribosomal protein L19, which translates to MQNIISEITKEQLRTDLPDFRPGDTVRVHVKVVEGTRERIQMYEGVVIKRRGGGISETFTVRKISSGVGVERTFPVHTPKIANLEVVRRGKVRRAKLYYLRDLRGKAARIKERR; encoded by the coding sequence ATGCAAAACATTATTTCAGAAATCACTAAAGAACAATTACGTACGGATCTTCCTGATTTCCGCCCTGGTGACACAGTACGTGTACACGTTAAGGTTGTTGAGGGTACTCGCGAACGTATCCAAATGTACGAAGGTGTTGTAATTAAACGTCGTGGTGGTGGAATTAGCGAAACTTTTACAGTTCGTAAAATTTCTTCAGGTGTTGGCGTTGAGCGTACATTCCCTGTACACACACCAAAAATTGCAAACTTAGAAGTTGTTCGTCGTGGTAAAGTTCGTCGTGCTAAATTGTACTACTTACGCGATCTACGTGGTAAAGCAGCTCGTATTAAAGAACGTCGCTAA
- the trmD gene encoding tRNA (guanosine(37)-N1)-methyltransferase TrmD: MNIHILSLFPEMFEGVFNTSILKKAQEKNEVVLNVVNFRDFSGNKHHQVDDYPYGGGAGMVLKPEPLFNAIDSLTTNKQQKRRIVLLCPQGERFTQKKAEELAKEEELIFICGHYEGYDERIREHLITDEISLGDFVLTGGELAAMTIVDSVVRLLPNVLGNAESHEKDSFSTGLLEHPHYTRPVEYRGYKVPDVLLSGNHAEIEKWRREQSLKRTLERRPELLESINLSKKDQEFINKYKKQ, from the coding sequence ATGAATATTCACATTCTTTCTCTATTTCCAGAAATGTTTGAAGGTGTTTTTAATACATCCATTTTGAAAAAAGCACAGGAAAAGAATGAAGTTGTACTTAATGTCGTGAACTTTAGAGATTTTTCAGGAAACAAGCATCATCAGGTAGATGATTACCCTTATGGCGGTGGAGCTGGGATGGTATTGAAACCTGAACCACTATTTAACGCAATAGATTCTTTAACTACGAATAAACAACAAAAACGCCGAATCGTTCTACTTTGCCCTCAAGGGGAGCGATTTACGCAGAAAAAAGCAGAAGAATTAGCAAAAGAAGAAGAGCTTATTTTCATTTGTGGTCATTATGAAGGTTATGATGAGCGAATTCGAGAACATCTGATCACAGATGAAATTTCACTTGGAGATTTCGTATTAACAGGTGGAGAATTGGCAGCTATGACTATTGTAGATAGTGTCGTTAGACTATTGCCTAATGTACTGGGCAATGCAGAATCTCACGAAAAAGATTCATTTTCTACTGGACTGCTTGAGCATCCTCATTATACTCGACCGGTTGAATATCGAGGTTATAAGGTGCCAGATGTGTTGTTGTCAGGTAATCACGCAGAGATTGAAAAATGGAGAAGAGAACAATCTTTAAAACGAACGCTTGAAAGAAGACCGGAGTTACTGGAATCGATTAATTTAAGCAAAAAGGATCAAGAATTTATTAATAAATATAAGAAACAATAA
- the rimM gene encoding ribosome maturation factor RimM (Essential for efficient processing of 16S rRNA), whose amino-acid sequence MEWFNVGKIVNTHGIWGEVRVISKTDFADERYEVGSELGLFKADGSKPITVKVATHRKHKNFDLLTFEGYSLLKDVEPFRDAILKVSDKYLSELEENEFYYHEIIGCTVLSTEGETIGTVTEILETGANDVWAVQPAKGKTHYIPYIEDVVKSVDVDNKKIVIEVLEGLLS is encoded by the coding sequence ATGGAATGGTTTAACGTTGGTAAGATAGTCAATACGCATGGTATATGGGGTGAGGTTCGTGTTATCTCCAAAACAGACTTTGCAGATGAACGTTATGAAGTGGGTAGTGAGCTAGGGCTGTTTAAAGCAGATGGATCGAAACCAATCACCGTTAAAGTAGCTACTCATCGAAAGCATAAAAACTTTGATTTATTGACATTTGAAGGCTATTCATTATTGAAAGATGTAGAACCTTTTAGAGACGCTATTTTAAAAGTATCTGATAAGTACCTTTCAGAATTAGAAGAAAATGAATTTTACTATCATGAAATAATCGGATGTACAGTTTTGTCTACAGAAGGCGAAACGATCGGAACTGTTACAGAAATTCTTGAAACAGGTGCCAACGATGTTTGGGCAGTTCAGCCTGCAAAAGGGAAAACACATTACATCCCATACATTGAAGATGTAGTAAAGTCAGTAGACGTTGATAATAAGAAAATTGTTATTGAAGTGTTAGAAGGTCTATTATCATGA
- a CDS encoding KH domain-containing protein: MKQLIEAIVKPLVDYPDKVQVVKEENVNRIVYKLSVHPEDMGKVIGKQGRVAKAIRTIVYSAAGSHQKKKTYVDILD, encoded by the coding sequence GTGAAGCAGCTGATCGAAGCAATCGTCAAACCATTAGTTGATTATCCAGATAAGGTTCAGGTTGTTAAAGAAGAAAATGTAAACCGTATAGTTTACAAACTTTCTGTTCATCCTGAAGATATGGGAAAAGTAATTGGCAAACAAGGGCGGGTAGCGAAAGCGATTCGTACTATTGTTTACTCAGCAGCAGGCAGTCACCAAAAGAAAAAAACATATGTCGACATTTTAGATTAA
- the rpsP gene encoding 30S ribosomal protein S16 has translation MAVKIRLKRMGAKKSPFYRIVVADSRSPRDGRQIETVGTYNPLTKPAEVKINEELALKWLQDGAKPSDTVRNLFSEQGIMEKFHNAKLGK, from the coding sequence ATGGCAGTTAAAATTCGTTTAAAACGTATGGGAGCAAAAAAATCTCCTTTCTATCGTATTGTAGTAGCAGACTCTCGCTCACCACGTGATGGTCGTCAAATTGAAACAGTAGGTACTTACAACCCACTTACAAAACCAGCTGAAGTTAAAATTAACGAAGAGTTAGCGTTAAAATGGCTTCAAGACGGCGCAAAGCCATCTGATACAGTACGTAACTTGTTCTCAGAACAAGGTATTATGGAAAAATTCCATAACGCAAAACTCGGCAAATAA
- the ffh gene encoding signal recognition particle protein, giving the protein MAFEGLAERLQGTLQKIKGKGKISEADVKEMMRDVRYALLEADVNLKVVKEFVKNVSERAVGQDVMKSLTPGQQVIKIVKDELTELMGGEQSQISFSSRPPTVIMMVGLQGAGKTTTTGKLANVLRKKYNKKPLLVAADIYRPAAVKQLETIGKQLSLPVFALGTDISPVEIVKQAMEHAKAEHNDVVIIDTAGRLHIDETLMQELKDIRAIKEPDEVFLVVDAMTGQDAVNVANNFNESIGISGVVLTKLDGDTRGGAALSIRSVTQKPIKFVGMGEKMDALEPFHPERMASRILGMGDMMSLIEKAQANVDEEKAKELEEKFRTQSFTFDDFLEQISQVKKMGPLDEILKMLPGAGKIKGLENAKVDEKQMDRVEAIIYSMTTQEKTTPEIINGPRKKRIAKGSGTSIQDINRLLKQFEDMKKMMKQMTNMQQKGKKKMKMPGLDSLFK; this is encoded by the coding sequence ATGGCATTTGAAGGATTAGCTGAGCGACTCCAAGGAACGCTTCAGAAAATTAAAGGTAAAGGAAAGATTTCTGAAGCAGATGTAAAAGAAATGATGAGAGACGTTCGTTATGCACTACTCGAAGCAGACGTAAACTTGAAAGTAGTAAAGGAATTCGTCAAAAATGTTTCGGAACGAGCTGTTGGGCAAGATGTAATGAAAAGCTTAACACCTGGTCAACAAGTCATTAAAATTGTGAAAGACGAATTGACAGAGTTAATGGGTGGAGAACAAAGTCAAATTTCTTTTTCATCAAGACCACCTACCGTAATTATGATGGTTGGTCTTCAAGGTGCTGGTAAAACAACCACTACTGGAAAGCTTGCGAATGTATTACGCAAAAAATACAATAAAAAGCCACTATTAGTAGCGGCTGATATTTACCGTCCTGCAGCTGTTAAGCAGCTTGAAACAATTGGTAAGCAGTTATCATTACCTGTTTTCGCATTAGGTACTGATATTTCACCTGTAGAAATCGTAAAACAAGCGATGGAGCATGCAAAAGCAGAGCATAACGATGTTGTGATCATTGATACTGCGGGTCGACTTCATATTGATGAAACCCTTATGCAAGAATTAAAAGATATTCGTGCCATCAAAGAACCAGATGAAGTGTTTTTAGTGGTAGATGCAATGACTGGGCAGGATGCAGTCAATGTAGCTAATAATTTTAACGAATCCATTGGCATTTCCGGTGTCGTATTAACGAAGCTTGATGGGGATACTCGAGGCGGAGCGGCTTTATCTATCCGTTCTGTTACGCAAAAACCTATTAAGTTTGTTGGTATGGGTGAAAAGATGGATGCTCTTGAACCTTTCCATCCAGAGCGAATGGCTTCTCGAATTTTAGGTATGGGAGATATGATGTCTCTGATTGAGAAGGCACAAGCAAATGTTGATGAAGAAAAAGCGAAGGAATTAGAAGAAAAATTCCGTACGCAATCTTTTACTTTTGATGACTTTTTAGAACAAATTAGTCAAGTGAAGAAGATGGGACCGTTGGACGAAATTTTGAAAATGCTCCCAGGAGCAGGCAAAATTAAAGGACTAGAGAATGCAAAAGTGGATGAAAAGCAAATGGATCGTGTCGAAGCGATTATTTATTCCATGACTACGCAAGAAAAAACAACTCCTGAAATTATTAATGGTCCTAGGAAGAAAAGAATTGCTAAAGGATCTGGTACGTCTATTCAAGATATCAATAGACTATTGAAGCAGTTTGAAGATATGAAAAAAATGATGAAACAAATGACAAACATGCAACAAAAAGGGAAGAAAAAGATGAAAATGCCTGGTTTAGACTCACTTTTTAAATAA
- a CDS encoding putative DNA-binding protein produces the protein MIEKTTRMNFLFDFYQALLTDKQRSYMQLYYLDDLSLGEIAEEYDISRQAVYDNIRRTEAMLEEYEEKLNLFTKFEKRQETIEQLLLLAKEQSSEDKLIELINQLKEWD, from the coding sequence ATGATTGAAAAAACAACACGCATGAATTTTCTCTTCGATTTTTACCAGGCATTATTAACAGATAAGCAAAGAAGCTATATGCAGCTTTATTATTTAGATGATTTATCCCTTGGAGAAATTGCAGAAGAATATGATATTTCCAGACAAGCTGTTTATGATAATATACGTCGTACAGAAGCAATGTTAGAGGAGTATGAAGAAAAACTTAACCTCTTTACGAAATTTGAAAAACGTCAGGAAACGATAGAGCAGCTATTGCTTTTAGCAAAGGAGCAATCATCTGAAGATAAACTGATTGAACTCATTAATCAATTAAAAGAATGGGATTAG
- the ftsY gene encoding signal recognition particle-docking protein FtsY, whose protein sequence is MSFFKKFKDKMLGSKEEIEETVSITNKFKEGLAKTRNQFTSKVNDLVAKYRKVDEDFFEELEEILLQADVGFETVSELMESLRFEVQRKNMKDTAGIQSVISEKLVEIYEAGDENITELQLEKDSLSVILFVGVNGVGKTTTIGKLAHRLKSEGKKVILAAGDTFRAGAIDQLQVWGDRVGVEVIKQAEGSDPAAVMYDAIRAAKTRNADVLICDTAGRLQNKVNLMNELEKIHRVISREVPNAPHEVLLALDATTGQNALVQAQTFKEATNVTGIVLTKLDGTAKGGIVLAIRSKLHIPVKFVGLGEQMDDLQPFDSEKYVYGLFAEGLELESENEENEDK, encoded by the coding sequence ATGAGTTTTTTTAAGAAGTTTAAGGATAAGATGCTTGGATCGAAGGAAGAGATAGAAGAAACAGTTTCGATTACAAATAAATTTAAGGAAGGTTTAGCGAAAACAAGAAACCAATTTACTTCCAAAGTAAATGATTTAGTAGCTAAATACCGTAAAGTAGACGAAGATTTTTTCGAAGAACTAGAAGAAATATTATTACAAGCGGATGTAGGTTTTGAAACAGTTTCTGAATTAATGGAATCCTTACGTTTTGAAGTACAGCGTAAAAATATGAAGGATACTGCGGGCATTCAATCTGTTATTTCAGAAAAACTAGTCGAAATTTATGAAGCTGGGGATGAAAATATTACAGAGCTTCAACTGGAGAAAGATAGTTTATCCGTTATTTTGTTTGTTGGCGTGAACGGGGTAGGGAAGACTACTACAATTGGGAAACTTGCTCATCGTTTAAAAAGCGAAGGAAAGAAAGTCATTTTGGCAGCGGGGGATACTTTCCGTGCTGGGGCAATCGACCAACTTCAAGTATGGGGCGATAGAGTAGGCGTAGAAGTTATTAAACAAGCGGAAGGTTCTGACCCTGCTGCTGTTATGTATGATGCGATTAGAGCGGCTAAAACGCGTAATGCGGATGTTTTAATTTGTGATACCGCAGGTCGACTCCAAAATAAAGTGAATTTGATGAATGAGTTAGAAAAGATTCATCGTGTCATTTCGCGTGAGGTTCCAAATGCCCCTCATGAGGTATTGCTAGCCCTAGATGCAACAACTGGACAAAATGCACTTGTGCAGGCACAGACGTTTAAAGAAGCAACAAATGTTACTGGAATTGTATTAACGAAACTAGATGGTACCGCAAAAGGTGGTATCGTATTAGCGATACGTTCGAAACTTCATATTCCTGTAAAATTTGTTGGACTAGGCGAACAAATGGATGATTTACAACCATTCGATTCCGAAAAATACGTGTATGGACTTTTTGCTGAAGGATTAGAGCTGGAAAGTGAAAATGAAGAAAATGAAGACAAGTAA